A genomic segment from Chlamydiota bacterium encodes:
- the cysC gene encoding adenylyl-sulfate kinase — MSSGFTLWFTGLSGSGKSTLSKIIEKILKNLGRKVEVLDGDIVRTHLSKGLGFSKEDRDINIRRIGFLCQLLTRNDVIAISAVISPYRDVRDEIRKEIGNFVEIYVKCSVEMLTQRDVKDLYKKALAGEVKNFTGISDPYEAPLHPEIIIHSDKESIEESVQRIMEKLYELQYLTKIELEKWKANQTQL, encoded by the coding sequence ATGTCCAGCGGTTTCACATTGTGGTTTACAGGGCTTTCCGGTTCTGGAAAATCAACCCTTTCTAAAATCATCGAAAAGATTCTCAAAAATCTAGGTCGAAAAGTTGAAGTCCTTGATGGCGACATTGTCCGAACCCATCTCAGTAAGGGGTTAGGATTCTCGAAAGAAGACCGTGACATCAATATTCGCCGGATTGGTTTTCTCTGCCAACTCCTCACTCGAAATGACGTGATCGCCATTTCGGCCGTGATTTCTCCCTACCGAGACGTGCGGGACGAGATTCGAAAAGAGATCGGAAATTTTGTAGAAATTTACGTGAAGTGCTCCGTTGAAATGCTGACCCAACGCGATGTGAAAGACCTTTATAAAAAGGCCCTGGCAGGAGAAGTAAAAAATTTCACCGGAATTTCAGATCCCTACGAAGCGCCTCTTCATCCCGAAATCATCATCCATTCGGACAAAGAATCTATCGAAGAGAGTGTTCAAAGAATCATGGAAAAACTTTATGAGCTTCAATACCTCACAAAAATAGAATTAGAAAAGTGGAAGGCAAATCAAACACAACTTTAA